A stretch of DNA from Gimesia chilikensis:
TCAGGCAGATTAACCACTGTAGTGTGTTGATCTACCTTTTCTGTTGCGCGGTGCGAGATTCTGTTGACAGCTTTGCTTTGCGATTTATGATCGAAGCGGGTTGAGCGGCTGCCTCGCGCTGTTCTGTCCTGTTAAGATTTAGTGAAATCAGGCGTACTGCCTGTTGCTATCCGTTGCGATTCTGTGTTCATCGTTCAGAGTAATATCAGCGACTTAGTCGTTGTTTATGAATCAGAGATCTCAACGGTTTTTCACGAGGTTGTCATTTGTCGGCAGAACAAGGTGACTCCGATTACCTTTCCGGTCATCAGGAGTATCAACAGGTCTTTGAGGAACTGGTTGTCGTTCGAGATAGACTGGTGGCAGAGGTCGTCTGCTCACAGCCTCTGCTGGATCAGATTCACGTGCAACATCGCGAAAGTGCGCGGAACCTGTTGTACTATCTGGCACTCAGACGTCGCGACCTGAGACCTTTGCAGATACGACTGGCGGCGCTGGGACTCTCTTCCCTGGGACGGGCGGAATCGCATGTCATGGCGACCATCGATGCCGTTCTGGAAATGCTGCAGAGACTGCTTGATAAGACCACAGATGTTACAGACTCCGGCGAATCATCAATCGATTTCAACACGGGGGAACGATTGCTGGCGGCGCATGCCGAATCGCTGTTAGGGCCTGCTGCCCCGGGACGCGGCGTGCGGATTATGGTGACGATGCCCAGTGAGGCCGCCGATGATTACGAGTTGATCTATCACCTGTTGCAACAGGACATGGAGTGCATGCGGATTAACTGCGCGCACGATGATGTGGAAGCCTGGTCGCGGATGATCGCACATCTCCGCCGGGCCGAGCATGCATTGGGAAAGCGGTGTCGAGTTGTGATGGACCTGGGCGGTCCTAAACTGCGGACCGGTCCGCTAGAGCCGGGTGCTGCTGTGGTCAAGGTGCGTCCCCGCCGTGATGAGTATGGCCGGGTGATCGCTCCCGCACGCATCTGGCTTTACCCGGCTGAGCAACCAGCGGCCTCCCCTGCCCCCGCGGATGCCTGTCTGCCGGTCGAGGCGGCCTGGCTGAAGCGTCTGGAAGTGGGCGATAAAATCAGGCTGATCGACGCCCGCCACTCGCGACGGAGTTTGCGAGTGGTCGATTGTCTGGATCAGGGTTGCTGGCTCGAAGCGAACAAGACAACCTACCTGGTGCCGGGAACGACATTACGCTTACGGAGTCATAAAGGTAAAAAACTGAGAGCGACAGAAATCGTCGCGGTATCGCCCCGCGAAAACTGTCTGCTGCTGCATCCGGGAGATCAGTTGATCGTCACCCGGGATCAGACGCCGGGACGACCCGAGGTGCGGGACAGTGCCGGACAGGTACTGACGCCGGCCCGGATTGGTTGTTCTATTCCCAGTGTCTTTAATGATGTGCAGTCAGGCGAGTCGATCTGGTTTGATGATGGTAAAATTGGCGGCGTGGTGGAAAAAGTTGCATCGGATCAGGTGCAGGTGCGGATCACACAGACCCGTCTACAGGGGGCGAAGCTCAGGGCCGACAAAGGGATCAATCTGCCTGAGAGTCAACTCCGTCTCCCCGCACTGACGCAGCAGGATCTGGAAGACTTGTCGTTCGTCGCGCAGCATGCGGATGTGGTGGAACTCTCGTTTGCTAATCGGGCGAGTGATATCGAACAGTTGCAGTCAGAACTGCAGCGGCTGGACGGACGGCAGCCGGCGATCGTCTTGAAAATTGAAACCCGGCTTGGTTTTGAAAATCTGCCGGATATGCTACTCACGGCGATGCGTTCCCCCTGTTGTGGAGTTATGATTGCCCGCGGCGATCTGGCAGTCGAGTGCGGTTTCGAACGGATGGCGGAAGTGCAGGAAGAGATTCTCTGGATTTGTGAAGCTGCCCACGTTCCGGTGATCTGGGCGACGCAGGTGCTGGAGACGCTGGCCAAAGAAGGCATGCCCTCTCGCGCGGAAATCACCGATGCCGCGATGGGGCACCGGGCGGAATGCGTGATGCTCAACAAGGGCCCCCACGTATTACATGCGGTCAAGACGCTGGATGATATTTTAAGACGGATGCAGGCGCATCAGACCAAAAAACGTTCGATGCTCCGCGAACTTCGATTAGCGACTCACTCTTCAGGAAAACAGGACCAGGATGGACATCAGAGCAACGACGTCAACGGATCTTGAGACGGTCAAAGCGGTTCACCGCGAGGCATTTGGACCTGAAGAAGGCCCCGTCATTGTCGCGCTGCTGGATGAACTGTTCCCCGATCCGACAGCAGCGCCGTTGCTCTCTCTCCTGGCTGAAAATGCAGGAAATGTGCTGGGGCATGTGCTGTTCACGAACGTGGTTGTTCACGGGGCTGAGTCTGTCACCGCGCGGATTCTGGCACCCCTGGCGGTGCTTCCCTCTGCCCGGAAACAGGGTGTGGGGCGACAGCTGATCGAAGCCGGACTTTCCCAGTTGCGCGATGCGGGAGTCGAACTGGTGTTTGTGCTGGGGGATCCCGCTTTTTATTCGCGGTTTGGTTTTGAACCGGCGGGCGTGCGAGGTTTGCAGGCACCGCATCCTCTGCCGGCGGAATACGCGGAAGCGTGGATGGTACAGGAACTCTGTTCTGGCGTGCTGGGACGCGTTACAGGTGAGGTGGAATCTTCGCAGGTACTCAACCGGCGAGAATACTGGATCGGTTAGCGTCTGTGTTACTCGTCCGTGCTCGAGCCGTTTGTTGACAGTCACCTTGAGTCTGGTACGATTTGAGAAGACTGTTCTCCCAGGAACAAGGCTCGTTGACGCTTCATTATCAAAGGACTGCCCCATCATGATCAGCACTGCCGAAATCAGTTTCTATCCCCTGCAGGAAGAATACAAACCGCTTATCAAAGAATTCATCGCAAAGCTGCAGAGCTATTCCGGTCTCCGCGTGACCCCGGGCTCTACGTCAACGTATGCTGTCGGCGACTACGACCGGCTGATGGAATGCATGACCGAGATCATGGCCTGGAGCCACGAAGAACAGGGCAAAGGCGTGTTCGTGGTGAAGTTTCTGCCCGGATATGAGGCGAAGTGATTTAGATGACAGACCGTATTGATCCTGAAACTCAAGAGATGATCCTTCAGTTTGTGCAGAAGCGGATTGACTTAATTCGTGCGGGGGACCGGGCTGGCCTGGATCAGACCTATGTTGAGTTAGACCTTAAGCGGCGGAATCCATACAACAGCCACGATTACGACTGGTATCTGAATCTGATTGAAGAAGGATTTGGGGAAAAAACACAACGGATTGATATCCAGCCTTGCAAGCATCCTGATTCCCTGCCTTTCTCGGGCCTGGTTACAGTTCCGTGGGCGCCGGATTACAAAGTCTTTATCTATACTGTCACCGATCGCCGCACCCTCTGGATGATCAGAATGTTCGATGATGGCCCGAAAGTTGTGCTCCCTGCATTCGGAGGTAAAACTGCTGATCAGGTTGCAACGGGAGTCTGGCAGTTACCGTTACCAGGAGAACAGATTGAGGATGCTACGACCATTCTGGAATTTCACCCTGAGAAATTTACCGCTGATGTCGTTGAGTCTTTGAGATTAAGCTTACCAGTGTGGCAACGTCTCCTTCAATTCGAGAAAATCAGGGCGCTCGTTCTGGATTGCTTTCCCTGGTATGGTCAATGCTGGATCGCGTTTCTGACCAATCATGAAGATTTTCCTGAAGAAGAGACTGGTAAATGGGATATTGGCGATTGGCGCTGGGGAGAGGCAACTGAAATTAGTCTCAATCTACTTGAACTTCTGAGAAAGTATTATGAAGGAAAAACTGTAACGGACACTGATTTGACACTTCAAGAGCGCGCAGATGTGATCTATCGTTGCCTGGCGAAGGCCCTGCAGCATCCGCAGATTACTGAAATCATCCAGAGGTTTGATCTGGCAGATGATTTTGAAATCGCCGTATTTGATCCGGATCATTTTGATCGTGGGAATTTCTGTGGGCAGCAATAACTTATAGGTTTCTACCCCTGCCATCTGAATCAAAAACAACATCGACTGTGAAAGGTGGAATGAGGAGTATGAACCAACTGATAGTCAGTGTTGATCCCTCCAGAAAGGAGAATCCAGATCTGGATATTCGTTATGACCTGTTCGATTTCCTGGATGAGTTGTTTCCTGATATGCTGAAAGACGGAGGCTACGATTATGCAGGAACACAACCGCTGTTACTGATCTTCATTGAGATCCGACGTGAGTCGCCCCGTCCGCAACTGGATTCATTGCTGGAAGCGATTAAGTCATATCAGCGATATGGGACTGATTTTAAAAACGCCATCAAGATTTTCATCGATTCTGTGGACAATAATCCGGTTTACTCCTATTCAGATTAATGCCAGACGCGTATTCAAAGATTTATTGGAGACATTCCCCGTTCTCGTTGTGATGTCGGTAGAGGAATGATATGGAGAATGACAGGCAAACAAGGGCCTTGTCCTGGTGGTTACTACTGCCGTTCCGGTTTGTGGCCGAGGTGACTGTTGGACTCTATGATTTTATTCTTAGTCGGTATCTCGTCGCGGCTGTTCTGATCGGAATTATCTGGGTGCCACTCCACCTTATCTGGGGGATCTCGACAGGATATTATAAATGGCCCACTCTGATCATTGGGTTGATATTGACGGGTTTGTGGGAGGGATGTTCGATCTTCACGATCCGACATCGAGTGCCACGCTGGATGTTACTCAGGGAAGATTGAAGCGGCCCGCTGACTGATCTATGATGACAGTTTCTATTCAGTCAATGTTCGGTTAAAGGGTCCCCTGCTCCATGGAAGCTGTTCCGGATGTCGTGCGGCATCTGATTCATTATGCTTGTCACCTGCTGGTTCCCTTTCTGATTGCGCGCCTGTTCTGGAAGGAACACTGGGTGCAGGCGGGGTTGATTATGCTGGCGACGATGCTGATTGACGTGGATCATCTGCTGGCCGATCCGATTTTTGATCCGCATCGCTGCAGCCTGGGGTTTCATCCATTGCATACCTGGTGGGCGGCGGCCGTGTATGCGGCATTACTCTGTATTCCCTCCTGGCGCTGGCGGGCGGTGGCGGTGGGCTGTCTGTGGCATCTGGCGACGGATGGGATTGATTGTCTGCTGGGCGGGCACTGTCTGTTTTGTTGAGCGGGTAGGGTTCCAGATTCGCATTATGGAAGACTGATCATGTATGAGCAGATTGCGCGTGAGAGTTCTTCGACGGAAGTGGCTCTTGAGAAGCTGCATCGTGCCGGTGCGGGGCCGATTGAGGCGATTAAGGCCCTACGCGCCGGCCGGGGCCTTACGCTGGCGGAAGCCAAGCAGCGACTGCATCAGTCCCCTGCCTGGAGCACAGAGGTCCGGAATGCTGAGTTATTGCATGAGGCTTTATGGGAGGCACTGGATGAAGAGGACCTCCAGGAGACAGAGGGAGATGAGGATTAACTCCGGTTCGATTTCTCAAGAACGTTAAGCATGGTGTTGCTTCGTCTGGCATCCGGCGGTAAACCATAAAGATTGTTTACTCCTGCTGAAAACTGATCCTGCAAAACTGGTCTGCCATCATGATATTATCCTGCCTGCGTCAATGGACTTTTCTGGCGATCCTGAGTCTGGTCGCCTTTTCCGGAACGAATACTGCTGTGGCGCAGCCTGAAACCGTGGAAGCGGATGTCTGCATTTACGGGGCGACTCCTTCGGGAATCCTGGCGGCGGTGGCGGTGCAGCGTGCGGGGCGGGCGGCGGTGATTGTGGAGCCCAGCCGCTGGGTGGGGGGCATTCTGGGGTCGGGGCTTAAGCCGATGCAGGACTGTCCCAACTATGCAGCAACCGGGGGGATGACCCGGGGGTTGTTGAAAAGCCTGGGGCAGCCGAACTGGACCGAAGATCGAACTGAGAACCGCCGGGTGCTGGCGGAGATCAGCCCGAAAACGATTCGCGAAGACTTTCAGAAACTGCTCGCGGCGCACAAGATCAGGGTGATCTTCGATCATCGCATTGCCGGTTGTAAACCACAGGATGGAGACAAAACCGCGATTCAGGCGGCTCTGTTCGATCGGGCTCCCTTTAACGAACTGGGGACGCCGGTCGTGGAACCCGCAGCCCGCGAAGCGTTGCGTGTCGCGGCGAGGATCTTTATTGATGCCAGTTACGAAGGGGATCTGCTGGCGAAAGCGGGCGTGTCCTATCGCGTCGGGCGGGAATCATCGGAGGAGTTTGGCGAGGAATTCGCCGGTGTGCAGCCCCCGGTGGGGTTGACTCCCGTGGATCCGTTTCAGACGCCCGGCGATCCGGAGAGTGGCCTGTTACGCGGTGTGGAAAAAGATCATGGGAAGCCGCTGGGGTCGGCGGACGATTACACGCAGGCTTACAATTTTAGGTATTACACCACCAGCGATCCCGCACACCGGGCTCCGTTTGGTGTGCCTAAGGATTACCGGGCGGAAGACTTCGAACTGGTGGGCCGGTATGTGGAATATCTGAAGCAGCTGCATCCCCGCGAGAAGGACCTGCGGCAGCGGCTGATCGGGATCTTTCCGGGCTGGAAGAACTCGGGCGAGTGGAACTACCAGCGGAGTTCGCTGATTTCGATGTCGCCGGTGGGTATCAGCCGGTTTTATGCCGACGGTGATGTCGCCGCGCACGTGAAGATCTGGCAGGCACACCGGGACTATTTGAGCGGGCTACATCATTTCATGAGTACCGATGAACGCGTGCCTGAGTTTTATCGTCAGGAAGTGGCTGAACTCGGGTTGGATAGACGCCCTCATCCCGAGACAGCCGGCTGGCCGCATCAGTTGTATGTGCGTGTGTCGCGACGCCTGGCGGGGCGATATACGGTGACGGCGCACGATGTGTATAACAAGACAGAGATCGAGGACCCAATCTGCCTGGCGCAGTACGGGATCGACGTGTACCCGGTCCGGCGGATCTGGTTACAGCAGAAGGGACAGACCCTGGTCGGCCTGGAGGGCAAGATGTTTGTCGGCGGTTCCAAGGGACCGACGAATCAGCCCTACCCGATTGCCTATCGGGCGATCACACCTCAGCAGGACGAATGCACAAATCTGCTGGTGCCAGTCTGTTTTTCAGCGACGCATCTGGGATACGCCTCGGCACGAATGGAGCCGGTGTTTATGATCTGCGGTGAGTCGGCGGGGATCGCGGCCTGCCAGGCACTGGCGGAAAACTGTGCCGTGCAGGAGATCGATGCGAAAGCCTATCGACGGGCCCTGGAGCGGGCCGGGCAGAAACTGGTGTGGGATCCCGCGACGGATCAACCCGATTCAGGGATGGGAAAATCAGGGGGCCGCTATACGATGCAGGGGCTGCTCCGGGAGTGCGATGCGGATGACAACGGGACGGTCTCCCAGGCGGAATGGAATGAGAAGAAAGCTCCCTATGAATGGCTGTTCGTGTTCATTGATGCGAACAGCGACGGACAGATCGTCGCCGGCGAATATGAGGCGTTTCAGAGGTATAAAGCGCAGCACACGGACTGGCAGAAACGGATTAAAACCGCAGGCCTGAAGTGATTTCACTAGAGTCCTGCGGCGCGTGTTCCGTCTAGTTATGATCTGCTTTCAACAAAGCATCGATGTCGGTGAGTTTCACGCGGAAGACTTCGGTCTGCAGTTTGTTGCGTGAGAAGGCGATGTAGAGGGAATCGTCGTGCTCGATGACGTGCGGGTATTGTAGACTGGCGATGCCGGCACTGAATTTCTTGTTTAGCGAGGCAAGCTCAGCGGGGAGTTCGGCTGGAGAGGGGATTTCCAGCTTCGCCAGGCGGGTGAAGGTTTTGTTATCGGGGCTGACTGCGAGGTGCAGTTCGCGGCGGTTGACCTGGGGATTTGCATTGAGAACGAGTACACGGTAGCCGTGGCTGGTGGCCAGCGAAAACAGTTTGCTTTTGGCGTTGGGGAAGTTAGAGAGGACCGGGGTATCCCAGGTGCGACCTTCATCTTGAGAGGTCGAGAAGAAGAGCCGTTGCGATTTGCCGTTATCGCGGAAGAGTGCATACAGGCTGTTGTCGGGCAGGACCCAGAAGATCGGTTCGTCGGGACGGAAGCCGGAGACCTGTTTGACGCCCACGACGGGAAAGGACTGCCAGTCGTCGAGCGCTTTGACACCGCCGATCAGTACGCTGACATTGAACCGCGAATCGCGGCGGGTGAGAATCCAGTTGTCGGAGGGGAGTTTCTGCGGGGGGAAGTTGTTGATGGCATTGTCGTAGAGCTTGCCTTCATAGACCCACTTATCCTGCTGTGGCTCCCAGCGGTAGGCGACCAGTTCCAGGTGCTTTTTATCCGGAGGGCCGAACGCGCCGTGTCCCTGGTATTTCGCTGCCAATATCAGTAGTTGACCATCGCGGAGCCAGAGTCCGCGGGCGATGAAGGCGTGGGGCTTTTCGGGAGTGCCGGTGACTGATTTTGCTGGGCTCCAGTGGAGTCCATCGACGCTGGTGGCGTACTTGATTTCCTGGGTCGGTTCGTCTTCGATGCGGGGACCGTCGCTCCAGATGCACCAGAATTTGCCATCATGATAGATCAGGTAGTTGTGCAGGTTCAGTCGCAGGTCGCGGAGGTCGATCTTGTCTGATTTCCGCGGGTAAGGACCGAGGGCCGCCGGGTTGATGATGGCGTGTTCGCCTTTGAGGACCGGGAGACTTTGGTAATCGATGGCAGCCGGATCGGTGCCGGAACCGGGGAGGTTCAGGACGATGACCGGTGATTCTGATTTCTCTGCTGCGACGGCAGTAACGAGTGCTGCGGTGATCGAGGTTAGTAGGGTGAGCGTATAAATCAGATGTTTCATGACTGGGGTTCCCTGGTGGAAGCGTGGTTGAGTTCAGGTTGATGTTTGAGGATCTGACCTTCGCTGGCCAGTTGCTGTTGCAGTTCGTGAATCGGAATGTTGCGGGGGGCACACTGTTGCGCAATCGCCAGGTGGGCAGCGACGCCGGCGGCCTGCCCGAGGGCCATCCAGGTCGGTTCCATTCTAATCGAAGAAAAGGCGACATGCGTCGTCGAGGCAGCCACCGGGACGAGGAGTCCGTCGATGGTTTGCGGCACCATGATCCGATAGGGGATCTCGTAGGGGCGGGTAATCTGGTCCAGCATACCAAGGTAGCCTTCGAGGACGATGGTATCGCCCGGTTGTCTGGGCTGGCAGGGGAAGCTGTCTATGGGGAATTCGCCGATGGCGATGGTGTCGGCGAAGGTTTCGATTTCTGCCTGGTCGATCCCCTGCTCCGGCTGATGGGTGATGTGGCGTTCCGTGAGCGTGAATTCTCCCTGGAGGCGACGCCCCTCGCGGATGTAGAGCTGCCAGGGGAAGTGTTGGTTATCGGCAAATTCGTCCTGCGGGAGATGGTATTGTCGGGCGATCTGGCGATGTTGCGTTGGGATCTGTGTGTCGTTTTGCAGGAACCAAAGCAGGCCGAGAGTCCGATTGCGGATGCGGGTGGAGATAGCGGTGCGGGTGGCGGTGTCTCCGGTGATATAGCCGCGGTTCAGTTCCGGAAAGGGGAAGCCGAGCGGACGCGGGTTGATGTTGACGTCGGTTTTGTGATTGGGGAGCGGCGTAACGCTGAGGGCGCGGACCAGCGTGTTAAAGTGCGCCGGTTCGTAGCCCCGGCCCGGTTTGAGTTGCAGCGGACCGGCCAGGCGCCCGGTGGCCAGGTCGTCGAAGTAGCCGACGTAGGGGCGGCGATCATAGTCGGGAGGCGGCTCTGTTAAGGGGGCCGCGTTCGCGGGGTCGGTGGTCAGGCAGAGACGGTACGTGTAGGCGGGGAGTCGGTCGTCGCCTACCCCGGTGCTGCTGGCGAGAAACTGTTGTCGCTGGTAATCGAAGTAGATCTGACCGGCATGGGGTTCGTCGAATTCGTCGCGGGATTCGCGTCCCAGTCGAAAGTCGGCACCTGCAGCAGCCAGGAGATCGCCTTCATACGTGGCGTCGAGGAAGACCTGCGCGTGAACGGTGATGCGTTGTTGCTTAGGGCTGAGAATGTCGATTGTGGTCAGTCGGTTTTCTCTGGTGGTCGCGGAGTTCAGAGAGTGACTGGTGAGGACTGTGATCTGCAGTTGTGCCTGGAGCATGTCGTGGAATACGGTTTCGGCGACCGAGGGTTCGAAGTAATAGCCGTCCTGGCAGAGGGCGAGGTCCTCTGATTCGGGGGCGTAGCGATCGAGGTAGTACTGGTGGATCCGCTGTGTAAATTCCTGAAACAGGCCGCCAATCAGGTGGCGGCGTTCGACGTCGCTTTTGCCCAGACCGCTGGTGGACATACCGCCGAGATGGGCCTGGGGTTCGATCAACAGCACGCTGCGTCCGAGGCGGGCGGCAGCGATAGCCGCGGCGATGCCGCCGGGTGTGCCTCCGAGGATGGCGATGTCGGTCTGTAGAGTGCTGCTCATGTCTGTCGCTCCTGCGTCCAGACGGTCAGGCCGGTGAGATCGCGGTTGTTGGGGCTGCGGAAGAGGCTGATCAGCAGGGCCAGCGATATAAAGGCCAGGTTGACGAACAGGCCGACCCAGTAGGTGTGAATCTGGAGGGACCAGGCTGCGGGCAGCCAGCCGCCGGTGCTCAGGCCGAGATAGAGGTTGACAAGGATTGCTCCGGCCAGTCCGATGACAGCGGCGGTGTTATCAACGCGGCGGGTGAAAAAGCCGAGCATGAACAGGCCGAGCAGACAGCCGCCAAA
This window harbors:
- a CDS encoding pyruvate kinase, translating into MSAEQGDSDYLSGHQEYQQVFEELVVVRDRLVAEVVCSQPLLDQIHVQHRESARNLLYYLALRRRDLRPLQIRLAALGLSSLGRAESHVMATIDAVLEMLQRLLDKTTDVTDSGESSIDFNTGERLLAAHAESLLGPAAPGRGVRIMVTMPSEAADDYELIYHLLQQDMECMRINCAHDDVEAWSRMIAHLRRAEHALGKRCRVVMDLGGPKLRTGPLEPGAAVVKVRPRRDEYGRVIAPARIWLYPAEQPAASPAPADACLPVEAAWLKRLEVGDKIRLIDARHSRRSLRVVDCLDQGCWLEANKTTYLVPGTTLRLRSHKGKKLRATEIVAVSPRENCLLLHPGDQLIVTRDQTPGRPEVRDSAGQVLTPARIGCSIPSVFNDVQSGESIWFDDGKIGGVVEKVASDQVQVRITQTRLQGAKLRADKGINLPESQLRLPALTQQDLEDLSFVAQHADVVELSFANRASDIEQLQSELQRLDGRQPAIVLKIETRLGFENLPDMLLTAMRSPCCGVMIARGDLAVECGFERMAEVQEEILWICEAAHVPVIWATQVLETLAKEGMPSRAEITDAAMGHRAECVMLNKGPHVLHAVKTLDDILRRMQAHQTKKRSMLRELRLATHSSGKQDQDGHQSNDVNGS
- a CDS encoding GNAT family N-acetyltransferase, yielding MDIRATTSTDLETVKAVHREAFGPEEGPVIVALLDELFPDPTAAPLLSLLAENAGNVLGHVLFTNVVVHGAESVTARILAPLAVLPSARKQGVGRQLIEAGLSQLRDAGVELVFVLGDPAFYSRFGFEPAGVRGLQAPHPLPAEYAEAWMVQELCSGVLGRVTGEVESSQVLNRREYWIG
- a CDS encoding histidine kinase → MISTAEISFYPLQEEYKPLIKEFIAKLQSYSGLRVTPGSTSTYAVGDYDRLMECMTEIMAWSHEEQGKGVFVVKFLPGYEAK
- a CDS encoding DUF6122 family protein; this translates as MEAVPDVVRHLIHYACHLLVPFLIARLFWKEHWVQAGLIMLATMLIDVDHLLADPIFDPHRCSLGFHPLHTWWAAAVYAALLCIPSWRWRAVAVGCLWHLATDGIDCLLGGHCLFC
- a CDS encoding FAD-dependent oxidoreductase → MILSCLRQWTFLAILSLVAFSGTNTAVAQPETVEADVCIYGATPSGILAAVAVQRAGRAAVIVEPSRWVGGILGSGLKPMQDCPNYAATGGMTRGLLKSLGQPNWTEDRTENRRVLAEISPKTIREDFQKLLAAHKIRVIFDHRIAGCKPQDGDKTAIQAALFDRAPFNELGTPVVEPAAREALRVAARIFIDASYEGDLLAKAGVSYRVGRESSEEFGEEFAGVQPPVGLTPVDPFQTPGDPESGLLRGVEKDHGKPLGSADDYTQAYNFRYYTTSDPAHRAPFGVPKDYRAEDFELVGRYVEYLKQLHPREKDLRQRLIGIFPGWKNSGEWNYQRSSLISMSPVGISRFYADGDVAAHVKIWQAHRDYLSGLHHFMSTDERVPEFYRQEVAELGLDRRPHPETAGWPHQLYVRVSRRLAGRYTVTAHDVYNKTEIEDPICLAQYGIDVYPVRRIWLQQKGQTLVGLEGKMFVGGSKGPTNQPYPIAYRAITPQQDECTNLLVPVCFSATHLGYASARMEPVFMICGESAGIAACQALAENCAVQEIDAKAYRRALERAGQKLVWDPATDQPDSGMGKSGGRYTMQGLLRECDADDNGTVSQAEWNEKKAPYEWLFVFIDANSDGQIVAGEYEAFQRYKAQHTDWQKRIKTAGLK
- a CDS encoding exo-alpha-sialidase, which encodes MKHLIYTLTLLTSITAALVTAVAAEKSESPVIVLNLPGSGTDPAAIDYQSLPVLKGEHAIINPAALGPYPRKSDKIDLRDLRLNLHNYLIYHDGKFWCIWSDGPRIEDEPTQEIKYATSVDGLHWSPAKSVTGTPEKPHAFIARGLWLRDGQLLILAAKYQGHGAFGPPDKKHLELVAYRWEPQQDKWVYEGKLYDNAINNFPPQKLPSDNWILTRRDSRFNVSVLIGGVKALDDWQSFPVVGVKQVSGFRPDEPIFWVLPDNSLYALFRDNGKSQRLFFSTSQDEGRTWDTPVLSNFPNAKSKLFSLATSHGYRVLVLNANPQVNRRELHLAVSPDNKTFTRLAKLEIPSPAELPAELASLNKKFSAGIASLQYPHVIEHDDSLYIAFSRNKLQTEVFRVKLTDIDALLKADHN
- a CDS encoding FAD-dependent oxidoreductase → MSSTLQTDIAILGGTPGGIAAAIAAARLGRSVLLIEPQAHLGGMSTSGLGKSDVERRHLIGGLFQEFTQRIHQYYLDRYAPESEDLALCQDGYYFEPSVAETVFHDMLQAQLQITVLTSHSLNSATTRENRLTTIDILSPKQQRITVHAQVFLDATYEGDLLAAAGADFRLGRESRDEFDEPHAGQIYFDYQRQQFLASSTGVGDDRLPAYTYRLCLTTDPANAAPLTEPPPDYDRRPYVGYFDDLATGRLAGPLQLKPGRGYEPAHFNTLVRALSVTPLPNHKTDVNINPRPLGFPFPELNRGYITGDTATRTAISTRIRNRTLGLLWFLQNDTQIPTQHRQIARQYHLPQDEFADNQHFPWQLYIREGRRLQGEFTLTERHITHQPEQGIDQAEIETFADTIAIGEFPIDSFPCQPRQPGDTIVLEGYLGMLDQITRPYEIPYRIMVPQTIDGLLVPVAASTTHVAFSSIRMEPTWMALGQAAGVAAHLAIAQQCAPRNIPIHELQQQLASEGQILKHQPELNHASTREPQS